A section of the Candidatus Omnitrophota bacterium genome encodes:
- a CDS encoding glycosyltransferase family 4 protein has protein sequence MNSRRLRVGIISRKNLGSLNSLSCRVLFKNALKIVESRFNACCCFLNSSTNSNKKEIALKKLTSSCDVILELAPGQMFDIKAKSIPRVFFALGFMSNPFNLMASFNRKLMTANSVLFSCKADLEMFNKIFGKTGRSMGYIVPFPLEVNEFKPQSELENKRMRERFGIGGDVFLILYAGRINVQKNIHTLLKIFREAIKRFPQTRLCIAGEEDRGGFEEFGISNNGYTGYIRRKCLEYGIADKVIFTGKLKREDLISLYSSADVFMNCTISQYENFGYSQVEAMACGTPVICSHWGGLKDTVIHGKCGYHMPTILSNNGVKVDWQSGLRQLIGLLEDKDRLKEMSRQAREHAKLNFSFDRFAKMLEFVLLDTMKRNNKNKKHHYLLKIKKENPHFMNLFMEYLYVNRKNYKKGPVCVNSPKSLFFRRNYSHYKSFIKAYSSLSGSEMLKRNGSIPYFLQDVRLMYKGQRLYIQDPLWPARYRLEDWQFRIASVIDGNRSLEDINSNFIHRGFKKRRDSLKRFYKHLAEEGVVSFLSN, from the coding sequence ATGAATAGTAGGCGTTTACGTGTCGGCATAATATCACGAAAGAATTTAGGTTCATTAAACAGCCTAAGCTGTAGGGTGCTTTTTAAAAACGCCTTAAAGATCGTTGAGAGTAGATTCAATGCGTGCTGTTGCTTCCTGAATAGCTCTACTAACTCAAACAAGAAGGAGATAGCACTTAAGAAGCTTACCTCTTCTTGCGATGTGATTTTGGAATTAGCTCCAGGGCAAATGTTTGATATAAAGGCCAAATCAATACCTAGAGTCTTTTTTGCACTTGGTTTTATGTCAAATCCTTTCAATCTCATGGCTAGCTTTAACAGAAAACTCATGACAGCCAATTCCGTTCTTTTCTCATGCAAAGCGGATTTGGAAATGTTTAATAAAATATTTGGCAAGACAGGACGCAGTATGGGCTATATTGTGCCTTTCCCTCTAGAAGTTAATGAATTCAAACCACAAAGTGAGCTTGAAAATAAACGCATGCGAGAAAGATTTGGTATTGGAGGAGATGTCTTTCTTATCTTGTATGCGGGAAGAATTAACGTGCAGAAGAATATACACACATTACTTAAGATATTTAGAGAGGCCATTAAGAGATTTCCGCAAACAAGACTTTGTATAGCCGGCGAAGAAGACAGGGGTGGCTTTGAAGAGTTTGGTATTAGTAATAATGGATATACCGGCTATATTAGGAGGAAATGCCTTGAATACGGGATTGCCGATAAAGTAATATTTACTGGAAAATTAAAAAGAGAAGACCTTATATCTTTATATTCAAGTGCTGATGTTTTCATGAATTGTACTATCAGCCAGTATGAAAATTTTGGCTATTCCCAGGTTGAGGCTATGGCCTGCGGCACGCCGGTTATTTGTTCGCATTGGGGTGGATTGAAAGATACAGTTATTCATGGTAAGTGCGGTTATCATATGCCAACCATACTTAGCAATAACGGCGTAAAGGTTGACTGGCAAAGTGGCTTAAGGCAGTTGATAGGTCTCTTAGAAGATAAGGATAGACTCAAAGAAATGTCAAGACAGGCAAGAGAACACGCAAAGCTAAACTTCTCTTTCGATAGATTTGCTAAGATGTTAGAATTCGTACTTTTAGATACAATGAAGCGCAATAATAAGAATAAAAAACACCACTATTTGCTAAAGATTAAAAAAGAAAATCCTCATTTTATGAATTTATTCATGGAGTATCTGTATGTAAACCGTAAAAATTACAAGAAGGGGCCGGTCTGTGTGAATAGCCCCAAAAGCCTCTTCTTTAGGCGAAATTATAGTCACTATAAATCTTTTATAAAAGCCTACAGTTCTCTATCTGGTTCTGAAATGCTTAAAAGAAATGGCTCCATACCCTACTTTCTACAGGATGTCAGACTTATGTATAAAGGGCAGCGCCTTTATATCCAAGATCCTCTCTGGCCAGCAAGATACAGATTAGAGGATTGGCAATTTAGAATTGCCTCAGTTATTGATGGCAATAGAAGCCTGGAGGATATTAATTCTAATTTTATACACAGGGGTTTTAAAAAAAGGAGAGATTCGCTTAAGAGGTTCTATAAGCATCTTGCTGAAGAGGGCGTAGTATCATTTCTTAGTAATTAG